From a single Candoia aspera isolate rCanAsp1 chromosome 2, rCanAsp1.hap2, whole genome shotgun sequence genomic region:
- the LOC134492141 gene encoding SCAN domain-containing protein 3-like has translation MELAANPIKDQEFAGAKLERGLEGAGKSRSGTDPEYVTGQPGWRVSWKGEGNPRKGRQERWKAQWQHFLESQGANLMMTEVSPWEDTKAFLTSFEQVAEACRWPRAEWVACLLPALSGETEEAFHSLEAKDQKDYGKLKAAILRGEALRTEAQRLHFRQFCCQEVGDPRRIHTHLQELCCQWLKPERHTKEQILELLVLEQFLASLPPDLQSWIRAGGPDTCSQAVALLEDFLMNQQDRTESSPVSLKEEPVDFVIAEKKPLNAAQRPVRGEAEQNVEIGLQGETSWISCAFCRPPVCGTLGCRPMKSRTGRGAFVAEATLTNGV, from the exons ATGGAGTTGGCAGCAAACCCAATAAAAGACCAGGAATTTGCTGGTGCCAAACTGGAAAGGGGACTGGAAGGAGCAGGAAAATCCAGAAGTGGGACTGACCCTGAATACGTGACAGGCCAGCCAGGATGGAGAGTATCATGGAAAGGAGAAGGTAATCCAAGGAAGGGGAGGCAAGAGCGCTGGAAAGCCCAGTGGCAGCACTTCCTGGAATCCCAAGGGGCAAATCTGATGATGACGGAGGTTTCTCCCTGGGAAGACACAAAGGCCTTTCTCACTTCGTTTGAGCAAGTGGCTGAAGCCTGCCGGTGGCCTCGTGCGGAGTGGGTGGCTTGTCTCTTGCCGGCCCTGAGTGGAGAAACCGAAGAGGCCTTTCACAGCCTGGAAGCCAAAGACCAAAAAGACTATGGGAAGCTGAAGGCCGCCATTTTGAGAGGAGAAGCCTTGAGAACGGAGGCGCAGCGCCTGCATTTTCGGCAGTTCTGCTGCCAGGAGGTGGGGGATCCCCGGAGGATCCATACCCACCTCCAGGAGCTTTGCTGCCAGTGGCTGAAGCCGGAGAGACACACCAAGGAGCAGATCCTGGAGCTGctggtcctggagcagttcctggccagcCTCCCGCCTGACCTCCAGAGCTGGATCCGGGCAGGAGGGCCGGACACGTGTTCCCAGGCAGTGGCTCTCCTGGAGGACTTCCTGATGAATCAACAGGACAGGACTGAGAGCTCCCCGGTAAGT TTAAAGGAGGAGCCGGTCGACTTTGTCATTGCCGAGAAAAAGCCCTTGAATGCGGCCCAGAGACCAGTTCGTGGGGAAGCAGAGCAAAATGTGGAGATCGGCTTGCAGGGTGAGACTTCATGGATCTCTTGTGCTTTCTGCCGTCCTCCTGTTTGTGGGACGCTTGGCTGCCGACCGATGAAAAGTAGGACTGGCCGAGGTGCCTTTGTGGCCGAGGCCACTTTGACAAACGGAGTTTGA